In the Acropora muricata isolate sample 2 chromosome 1, ASM3666990v1, whole genome shotgun sequence genome, one interval contains:
- the LOC136913371 gene encoding beta-arrestin-1-like isoform X3, translating to MQVYPPKPEDEVPLTRLQERLRKKLGENAYPFKFELPKGSPSSVTLQPAPGDTGKPCGVDYELKTYVMEEKKDKEDKLEEKPHKRDTVRLAIRKITYAPELPLAQPRAETDKEFMLSVHKLHIEASLDKGMYYHGEEIGVNVHIANSSSKTCKKIKITVRQFADICLFSTAQYKCPVASLESEDGFPVGQSGTLSKVYRLTPLLANNRDKRGLALDGKLKHEDTNLASSTMDENTPKENLGIIVQYKVKVRVMVAYGSDVVLELPFKLSHPKPPEETPPPTPSTQPASGGQVAAGAQLADAPAVDHNLIDFDTDGPDKHEDDDLIFEDFARLRLKESEHLGSAEA from the exons ATGCAGGTTTATCCACCCAAACCAGAGGATGAAGTTCCGCTAACAAGACTTCAAGAGAGACTGCGCAAAAAACTGGGTGAAAACGCCTATCCTTTTAAATTTGAG TTACCAAAAGGATCTCCATCCTCTGTGACTCTTCAACCAGCACCAGGTGATACTGGGAAG CCTTGTGGGGTGGATTATGAACTTAAAACATATGTTatggaagaaaagaaagacaaagaggACAAACTAGAGGAGAAACCTCATAAACG TGACACTGTACGATTGGCAATAAGGAAAATCACATATGCACCAGAGCTTCCACTGGCTCAG CCAAGGGCTGAAACAGACAAAGAATTCATGCTGAGTGTACATAAGCTCCACATTGAAGCAAGCCTGGATAAAGGA ATGTACTACCATGGAGAGGAAATTGGAGTTAATGTTCACATTGCAAACAGTTCTTCTAAAACATGCAAGAAGATTAAAATTACTG TTCGTCAATTTGCagatatttgtttgttttcaactgcACAGTATAAGTGTCCAGTGGCTTCTCTGGAATCCGA AGATGGATTTCCTGTTGGACAGAGTGGAACTTTATCAAAAGTCTACAGGCTAACACCATTATTGGCAAACAATAGG GATAAGAGAGGGTTAGCTCTCGATGGAAAGCTAAAACATGAGGATACTAATTTAGCCTCATCAACAAT GGATGAAAATACACCAAAGGAAAACCTTGGGATCATAGTACAATATAAAGTTAAAGTCCGAGTTATGGTGGCTTATGGAAG TGACGTTGTACTGGAATTGCCATTCAAACTAAGTCATCCAAAACCTCCGGAAGAGACACCTCCACCCACACCCTCCACCCAACCTGCTAGTGGTGGCCAGGTTGCTGCCG GGGCGCAATTAGCCGATGCACCAGCAGTTGATCACAATTTAATCGACTTCGATACAGA tGGTCCCGATAAGCACGAAGACGACGATCTCATCTTCGAAGATTTCGCGCGACTTCGGCTCAAAGAATCGGAGCATCTGGGAAGTGCTGAAGCCTGA
- the LOC136913279 gene encoding adhesion G-protein coupled receptor G6-like isoform X4, which translates to MRKVSKLRPHTEPFMIKQHLTLALGFTQIALLVSVAAYRKEEGCQAMSVILHYVITSCFSWCLLDSLYIYFNHTNSSHPIRKKVYYLVFGWGLPFIVLIMSLTTGFTLQKTKQVLSLYYCWPSYHITWTLVVPCLLTAMFNLIILFATLHNLRRPSYDICTRAVLERKSTRYCLWTNSILLLSLCLGWLFGILSFYTGVGDFPYQLAFGLINGLQGLFLFFFHCVLNNDIRGYNQPGVHRCSHEDGCLTDRECSKRRRAHGQDPLVESRRMMGSRSQPKENFPLVSIGAQNTIQTENPSRSQSNELKGNERPTEVPWAVKNEPRPADQKRTTNERRATKPDHEAYPSLPGTPEPYISEFENVTKQPKRKSPPPDLTTEKPQEENEGLTKSETVTTLNSHNKKISPVDDIENKPNTNSSQAEHLRVIQVNEKSNSAGAIPPLPERKAERNLNSSHLDSRKLSVQSSASTGSTERKPRKTSRTSQGVSLNELESLFSNQVYMKPQRPSVSSLYSSGSGRESRKISPETVHAPGSRPSSRQTEETML; encoded by the exons ATGCGCAAAGTATCGAAACTGAG ACCCCACACAGAGCCTTTTATGATAAAGCAACATTTGACTTTGGCTCTTGGCTTTACACAAATTGCTCTACTGGTCAGCGTCGCTGCTTATCGGAAGGAG GAAGGATGTCAAGCGATGTCAGTTATTCTCCATTATGTCATTACATCTTGTTTCTCCTGGTGCTTACTGGACAGTTTATATATCTACTTTAATCATACTAACAGCTCACATCCAATCAGGAAGAAGGTTTACTATCTTGTATTTGGATGGG GCCTTCCATTTATCGTATTGATAATGTCTTTAACTACTGGATTTACcctgcaaaaaacaaaacaagt ATTATCTCTTTATTATTGCTGGCCTTCGTATCATATTACATGGACATTGGTTGTCCCATGTCTCTTGACTGCGATG ttcaatttgatAATATTGTTCGCAACTCTTCACAATCTTCGGCGCCCTTCATATGACATATGTACCAGAGCTGTTCTAGAGAGAAAATCCACAAG GTATTGCCTTTGGACTAACAGTATTCTATTACTCAGTCTGTGTCTTGGCTGGTTGTTTGGTATATTATCTTTCTACACTGGTGTTGGGGATTTTCCTTATCAACTTGCTTTTGGACTCATCAACGGGTTACAA GGTctattcttgtttttcttccatTGCGTTCTTAACAATGAT ataaGAGGATACAACCAACCTGGAGTTCATCGTTGTAGTCACGAGGATGGATGTTTGACTGACAGAGAGTGCAGTAAGCGGAGAAGAGCCCACGGGCAGGACCCGTTG GTAGAATCTCGCAGGATGATGGGCAGCAGGAGCCAACCAAAAGAGAACTTTCCTCTGGTATCAATAGGAGCGCAAAACACCATACAG ACAGAAAACCCGTCTCGTTCTCAGTCCAACGAATTGAAAGGAAATGAGCGACCAACCGAGGTGCCATGGGCTGTAAAGAATGAACCACGCCCAGCAGATCAGAAAAGGACGACGAATGAAAGAAGAGCCACTAAACCAGATCATGAAGCATATCCCAGTCTACCAGGAACACCAGAACCATACATATCTGAATTCGAAAATGTCACCAAACAACCGAAACGGAAAAGCCCACCACCAGACCTTACAACCGAAAAACCCCAGGAAGAG AATGAAGGACTCACTAAATCAGAGACAGTAACAACTTTGAACAGCCACAACAAGAAAATATCTCCAGTTGACGACATCGAGAACAAACCAAACACAAACTCCTCCCAAGCAGAACACTTAAGA GTGATTCAAGTAAATGAGAAATCAAACAGTGCGGGTGCGATCCCTCCACTTCCTGAACGGAAAGCGGAACGAAATCTCAACTCCAGTCACCTGGATTCTCGTAAACTCAGTGTTCAGTCTTCGGCTTCTACAGGATCAACAGAAAGAAAGCCAAGAAAAACGTCCCGTACTAGTCAGGGCGTTTCGTTGAATGAG TTGGAGAGcttattttcaaatcaagtttACATGAAGCCTCAGAGACCGTCTGTCTCCAGTTTGTATAGTTCAGGCTCAGGGAGGGAAAGCAGAAAAATTTCGCCGGAG ACAGTTCATGCACCAGGCTCAAGACCATCATCACGACAAACAGAAGAAACAATGTTATAG
- the LOC136913371 gene encoding beta-arrestin-1-like isoform X1, with protein sequence MVLFWLIQSMFKKEKKVFAQVLAAFRYGREDLDVLGLTFRKDLFLACMQVYPPKPEDEVPLTRLQERLRKKLGENAYPFKFELPKGSPSSVTLQPAPGDTGKPCGVDYELKTYVMEEKKDKEDKLEEKPHKRDTVRLAIRKITYAPELPLAQPRAETDKEFMLSVHKLHIEASLDKGMYYHGEEIGVNVHIANSSSKTCKKIKITVRQFADICLFSTAQYKCPVASLESEDGFPVGQSGTLSKVYRLTPLLANNRDKRGLALDGKLKHEDTNLASSTIRDENTPKENLGIIVQYKVKVRVMVAYGSDVVLELPFKLSHPKPPEETPPPTPSTQPASGGQVAAGAQLADAPAVDHNLIDFDTDGPDKHEDDDLIFEDFARLRLKESEHLGSAEA encoded by the exons atgGTGTTGTTCTGGTTGATCCAGAGTATGttcaagaaggaaaaaaa agtatttGCTCAAGTGTTAGCAGCATTCAG GTATGGAAGAGAGGATTTGGATGTTCTTGGTCTCACATTTAGGAAGGACTTGTTCTTG GCTTGCATGCAGGTTTATCCACCCAAACCAGAGGATGAAGTTCCGCTAACAAGACTTCAAGAGAGACTGCGCAAAAAACTGGGTGAAAACGCCTATCCTTTTAAATTTGAG TTACCAAAAGGATCTCCATCCTCTGTGACTCTTCAACCAGCACCAGGTGATACTGGGAAG CCTTGTGGGGTGGATTATGAACTTAAAACATATGTTatggaagaaaagaaagacaaagaggACAAACTAGAGGAGAAACCTCATAAACG TGACACTGTACGATTGGCAATAAGGAAAATCACATATGCACCAGAGCTTCCACTGGCTCAG CCAAGGGCTGAAACAGACAAAGAATTCATGCTGAGTGTACATAAGCTCCACATTGAAGCAAGCCTGGATAAAGGA ATGTACTACCATGGAGAGGAAATTGGAGTTAATGTTCACATTGCAAACAGTTCTTCTAAAACATGCAAGAAGATTAAAATTACTG TTCGTCAATTTGCagatatttgtttgttttcaactgcACAGTATAAGTGTCCAGTGGCTTCTCTGGAATCCGA AGATGGATTTCCTGTTGGACAGAGTGGAACTTTATCAAAAGTCTACAGGCTAACACCATTATTGGCAAACAATAGG GATAAGAGAGGGTTAGCTCTCGATGGAAAGCTAAAACATGAGGATACTAATTTAGCCTCATCAACAAT aAGGGATGAAAATACACCAAAGGAAAACCTTGGGATCATAGTACAATATAAAGTTAAAGTCCGAGTTATGGTGGCTTATGGAAG TGACGTTGTACTGGAATTGCCATTCAAACTAAGTCATCCAAAACCTCCGGAAGAGACACCTCCACCCACACCCTCCACCCAACCTGCTAGTGGTGGCCAGGTTGCTGCCG GGGCGCAATTAGCCGATGCACCAGCAGTTGATCACAATTTAATCGACTTCGATACAGA tGGTCCCGATAAGCACGAAGACGACGATCTCATCTTCGAAGATTTCGCGCGACTTCGGCTCAAAGAATCGGAGCATCTGGGAAGTGCTGAAGCCTGA
- the LOC136913279 gene encoding uncharacterized protein isoform X3, giving the protein MWNMSVLLRCSGHCFHIFQTPHRAFYDKATFDFGSWLYTNCSTGQRRCLSEGGCQAMSVILHYVITSCFSWCLLDSLYIYFNHTNSSHPIRKKVYYLVFGWGLPFIVLIMSLTTGFTLQKTKQVLSLYYCWPSYHITWTLVVPCLLTAMFNLIILFATLHNLRRPSYDICTRAVLERKSTRYCLWTNSILLLSLCLGWLFGILSFYTGVGDFPYQLAFGLINGLQGLFLFFFHCVLNNDIRGYNQPGVHRCSHEDGCLTDRECSKRRRAHGQDPLVESRRMMGSRSQPKENFPLVSIGAQNTIQTENPSRSQSNELKGNERPTEVPWAVKNEPRPADQKRTTNERRATKPDHEAYPSLPGTPEPYISEFENVTKQPKRKSPPPDLTTEKPQEENEGLTKSETVTTLNSHNKKISPVDDIENKPNTNSSQAEHLRVIQVNEKSNSAGAIPPLPERKAERNLNSSHLDSRKLSVQSSASTGSTERKPRKTSRTSQGVSLNELESLFSNQVYMKPQRPSVSSLYSSGSGRESRKISPETVHAPGSRPSSRQTEETML; this is encoded by the exons ATGTGGAATATGTCTGTTCTTCTGCGTTGTAGCGGTCATTGCTTTCATATTTTTCAG ACCCCACACAGAGCCTTTTATGATAAAGCAACATTTGACTTTGGCTCTTGGCTTTACACAAATTGCTCTACTGGTCAGCGTCGCTGCTTATCGGAAGGAG GATGTCAAGCGATGTCAGTTATTCTCCATTATGTCATTACATCTTGTTTCTCCTGGTGCTTACTGGACAGTTTATATATCTACTTTAATCATACTAACAGCTCACATCCAATCAGGAAGAAGGTTTACTATCTTGTATTTGGATGGG GCCTTCCATTTATCGTATTGATAATGTCTTTAACTACTGGATTTACcctgcaaaaaacaaaacaagt ATTATCTCTTTATTATTGCTGGCCTTCGTATCATATTACATGGACATTGGTTGTCCCATGTCTCTTGACTGCGATG ttcaatttgatAATATTGTTCGCAACTCTTCACAATCTTCGGCGCCCTTCATATGACATATGTACCAGAGCTGTTCTAGAGAGAAAATCCACAAG GTATTGCCTTTGGACTAACAGTATTCTATTACTCAGTCTGTGTCTTGGCTGGTTGTTTGGTATATTATCTTTCTACACTGGTGTTGGGGATTTTCCTTATCAACTTGCTTTTGGACTCATCAACGGGTTACAA GGTctattcttgtttttcttccatTGCGTTCTTAACAATGAT ataaGAGGATACAACCAACCTGGAGTTCATCGTTGTAGTCACGAGGATGGATGTTTGACTGACAGAGAGTGCAGTAAGCGGAGAAGAGCCCACGGGCAGGACCCGTTG GTAGAATCTCGCAGGATGATGGGCAGCAGGAGCCAACCAAAAGAGAACTTTCCTCTGGTATCAATAGGAGCGCAAAACACCATACAG ACAGAAAACCCGTCTCGTTCTCAGTCCAACGAATTGAAAGGAAATGAGCGACCAACCGAGGTGCCATGGGCTGTAAAGAATGAACCACGCCCAGCAGATCAGAAAAGGACGACGAATGAAAGAAGAGCCACTAAACCAGATCATGAAGCATATCCCAGTCTACCAGGAACACCAGAACCATACATATCTGAATTCGAAAATGTCACCAAACAACCGAAACGGAAAAGCCCACCACCAGACCTTACAACCGAAAAACCCCAGGAAGAG AATGAAGGACTCACTAAATCAGAGACAGTAACAACTTTGAACAGCCACAACAAGAAAATATCTCCAGTTGACGACATCGAGAACAAACCAAACACAAACTCCTCCCAAGCAGAACACTTAAGA GTGATTCAAGTAAATGAGAAATCAAACAGTGCGGGTGCGATCCCTCCACTTCCTGAACGGAAAGCGGAACGAAATCTCAACTCCAGTCACCTGGATTCTCGTAAACTCAGTGTTCAGTCTTCGGCTTCTACAGGATCAACAGAAAGAAAGCCAAGAAAAACGTCCCGTACTAGTCAGGGCGTTTCGTTGAATGAG TTGGAGAGcttattttcaaatcaagtttACATGAAGCCTCAGAGACCGTCTGTCTCCAGTTTGTATAGTTCAGGCTCAGGGAGGGAAAGCAGAAAAATTTCGCCGGAG ACAGTTCATGCACCAGGCTCAAGACCATCATCACGACAAACAGAAGAAACAATGTTATAG
- the LOC136913279 gene encoding uncharacterized protein isoform X2, protein MFSNSRYIKHTYEASNAQSIETETPHRAFYDKATFDFGSWLYTNCSTGQRRCLSEGGCQAMSVILHYVITSCFSWCLLDSLYIYFNHTNSSHPIRKKVYYLVFGWGLPFIVLIMSLTTGFTLQKTKQVLSLYYCWPSYHITWTLVVPCLLTAMFNLIILFATLHNLRRPSYDICTRAVLERKSTRYCLWTNSILLLSLCLGWLFGILSFYTGVGDFPYQLAFGLINGLQGLFLFFFHCVLNNDIRGYNQPGVHRCSHEDGCLTDRECSKRRRAHGQDPLVESRRMMGSRSQPKENFPLVSIGAQNTIQTENPSRSQSNELKGNERPTEVPWAVKNEPRPADQKRTTNERRATKPDHEAYPSLPGTPEPYISEFENVTKQPKRKSPPPDLTTEKPQEENEGLTKSETVTTLNSHNKKISPVDDIENKPNTNSSQAEHLRVIQVNEKSNSAGAIPPLPERKAERNLNSSHLDSRKLSVQSSASTGSTERKPRKTSRTSQGVSLNELESLFSNQVYMKPQRPSVSSLYSSGSGRESRKISPETVHAPGSRPSSRQTEETML, encoded by the exons ATGTTCAGCAACTCACGTTACATAAAACACACCTACGAAGCTTCAAATGCGCAAAGTATCGAAACTGAG ACCCCACACAGAGCCTTTTATGATAAAGCAACATTTGACTTTGGCTCTTGGCTTTACACAAATTGCTCTACTGGTCAGCGTCGCTGCTTATCGGAAGGAG GATGTCAAGCGATGTCAGTTATTCTCCATTATGTCATTACATCTTGTTTCTCCTGGTGCTTACTGGACAGTTTATATATCTACTTTAATCATACTAACAGCTCACATCCAATCAGGAAGAAGGTTTACTATCTTGTATTTGGATGGG GCCTTCCATTTATCGTATTGATAATGTCTTTAACTACTGGATTTACcctgcaaaaaacaaaacaagt ATTATCTCTTTATTATTGCTGGCCTTCGTATCATATTACATGGACATTGGTTGTCCCATGTCTCTTGACTGCGATG ttcaatttgatAATATTGTTCGCAACTCTTCACAATCTTCGGCGCCCTTCATATGACATATGTACCAGAGCTGTTCTAGAGAGAAAATCCACAAG GTATTGCCTTTGGACTAACAGTATTCTATTACTCAGTCTGTGTCTTGGCTGGTTGTTTGGTATATTATCTTTCTACACTGGTGTTGGGGATTTTCCTTATCAACTTGCTTTTGGACTCATCAACGGGTTACAA GGTctattcttgtttttcttccatTGCGTTCTTAACAATGAT ataaGAGGATACAACCAACCTGGAGTTCATCGTTGTAGTCACGAGGATGGATGTTTGACTGACAGAGAGTGCAGTAAGCGGAGAAGAGCCCACGGGCAGGACCCGTTG GTAGAATCTCGCAGGATGATGGGCAGCAGGAGCCAACCAAAAGAGAACTTTCCTCTGGTATCAATAGGAGCGCAAAACACCATACAG ACAGAAAACCCGTCTCGTTCTCAGTCCAACGAATTGAAAGGAAATGAGCGACCAACCGAGGTGCCATGGGCTGTAAAGAATGAACCACGCCCAGCAGATCAGAAAAGGACGACGAATGAAAGAAGAGCCACTAAACCAGATCATGAAGCATATCCCAGTCTACCAGGAACACCAGAACCATACATATCTGAATTCGAAAATGTCACCAAACAACCGAAACGGAAAAGCCCACCACCAGACCTTACAACCGAAAAACCCCAGGAAGAG AATGAAGGACTCACTAAATCAGAGACAGTAACAACTTTGAACAGCCACAACAAGAAAATATCTCCAGTTGACGACATCGAGAACAAACCAAACACAAACTCCTCCCAAGCAGAACACTTAAGA GTGATTCAAGTAAATGAGAAATCAAACAGTGCGGGTGCGATCCCTCCACTTCCTGAACGGAAAGCGGAACGAAATCTCAACTCCAGTCACCTGGATTCTCGTAAACTCAGTGTTCAGTCTTCGGCTTCTACAGGATCAACAGAAAGAAAGCCAAGAAAAACGTCCCGTACTAGTCAGGGCGTTTCGTTGAATGAG TTGGAGAGcttattttcaaatcaagtttACATGAAGCCTCAGAGACCGTCTGTCTCCAGTTTGTATAGTTCAGGCTCAGGGAGGGAAAGCAGAAAAATTTCGCCGGAG ACAGTTCATGCACCAGGCTCAAGACCATCATCACGACAAACAGAAGAAACAATGTTATAG
- the LOC136913279 gene encoding adhesion G protein-coupled receptor L3-like isoform X1 gives MVKLVIEGDFGLDPTGVVGCGICLFFCVVAVIAFIFFRPHTEPFMIKQHLTLALGFTQIALLVSVAAYRKEEGCQAMSVILHYVITSCFSWCLLDSLYIYFNHTNSSHPIRKKVYYLVFGWGLPFIVLIMSLTTGFTLQKTKQVLSLYYCWPSYHITWTLVVPCLLTAMFNLIILFATLHNLRRPSYDICTRAVLERKSTRYCLWTNSILLLSLCLGWLFGILSFYTGVGDFPYQLAFGLINGLQGLFLFFFHCVLNNDIRGYNQPGVHRCSHEDGCLTDRECSKRRRAHGQDPLVESRRMMGSRSQPKENFPLVSIGAQNTIQTENPSRSQSNELKGNERPTEVPWAVKNEPRPADQKRTTNERRATKPDHEAYPSLPGTPEPYISEFENVTKQPKRKSPPPDLTTEKPQEENEGLTKSETVTTLNSHNKKISPVDDIENKPNTNSSQAEHLRVIQVNEKSNSAGAIPPLPERKAERNLNSSHLDSRKLSVQSSASTGSTERKPRKTSRTSQGVSLNELESLFSNQVYMKPQRPSVSSLYSSGSGRESRKISPETVHAPGSRPSSRQTEETML, from the exons ATGGTTAAACTAGTTATTGAAGGTGACTTTGGTTTGGATCCCACCGGAGTTGTTGGATGTGGAATATGTCTGTTCTTCTGCGTTGTAGCGGTCATTGCTTTCATATTTTTCAG ACCCCACACAGAGCCTTTTATGATAAAGCAACATTTGACTTTGGCTCTTGGCTTTACACAAATTGCTCTACTGGTCAGCGTCGCTGCTTATCGGAAGGAG GAAGGATGTCAAGCGATGTCAGTTATTCTCCATTATGTCATTACATCTTGTTTCTCCTGGTGCTTACTGGACAGTTTATATATCTACTTTAATCATACTAACAGCTCACATCCAATCAGGAAGAAGGTTTACTATCTTGTATTTGGATGGG GCCTTCCATTTATCGTATTGATAATGTCTTTAACTACTGGATTTACcctgcaaaaaacaaaacaagt ATTATCTCTTTATTATTGCTGGCCTTCGTATCATATTACATGGACATTGGTTGTCCCATGTCTCTTGACTGCGATG ttcaatttgatAATATTGTTCGCAACTCTTCACAATCTTCGGCGCCCTTCATATGACATATGTACCAGAGCTGTTCTAGAGAGAAAATCCACAAG GTATTGCCTTTGGACTAACAGTATTCTATTACTCAGTCTGTGTCTTGGCTGGTTGTTTGGTATATTATCTTTCTACACTGGTGTTGGGGATTTTCCTTATCAACTTGCTTTTGGACTCATCAACGGGTTACAA GGTctattcttgtttttcttccatTGCGTTCTTAACAATGAT ataaGAGGATACAACCAACCTGGAGTTCATCGTTGTAGTCACGAGGATGGATGTTTGACTGACAGAGAGTGCAGTAAGCGGAGAAGAGCCCACGGGCAGGACCCGTTG GTAGAATCTCGCAGGATGATGGGCAGCAGGAGCCAACCAAAAGAGAACTTTCCTCTGGTATCAATAGGAGCGCAAAACACCATACAG ACAGAAAACCCGTCTCGTTCTCAGTCCAACGAATTGAAAGGAAATGAGCGACCAACCGAGGTGCCATGGGCTGTAAAGAATGAACCACGCCCAGCAGATCAGAAAAGGACGACGAATGAAAGAAGAGCCACTAAACCAGATCATGAAGCATATCCCAGTCTACCAGGAACACCAGAACCATACATATCTGAATTCGAAAATGTCACCAAACAACCGAAACGGAAAAGCCCACCACCAGACCTTACAACCGAAAAACCCCAGGAAGAG AATGAAGGACTCACTAAATCAGAGACAGTAACAACTTTGAACAGCCACAACAAGAAAATATCTCCAGTTGACGACATCGAGAACAAACCAAACACAAACTCCTCCCAAGCAGAACACTTAAGA GTGATTCAAGTAAATGAGAAATCAAACAGTGCGGGTGCGATCCCTCCACTTCCTGAACGGAAAGCGGAACGAAATCTCAACTCCAGTCACCTGGATTCTCGTAAACTCAGTGTTCAGTCTTCGGCTTCTACAGGATCAACAGAAAGAAAGCCAAGAAAAACGTCCCGTACTAGTCAGGGCGTTTCGTTGAATGAG TTGGAGAGcttattttcaaatcaagtttACATGAAGCCTCAGAGACCGTCTGTCTCCAGTTTGTATAGTTCAGGCTCAGGGAGGGAAAGCAGAAAAATTTCGCCGGAG ACAGTTCATGCACCAGGCTCAAGACCATCATCACGACAAACAGAAGAAACAATGTTATAG
- the LOC136913371 gene encoding beta-arrestin-1-like isoform X2 yields MVLFWLIQSMFKKEKKVFAQVLAAFRYGREDLDVLGLTFRKDLFLACMQVYPPKPEDEVPLTRLQERLRKKLGENAYPFKFELPKGSPSSVTLQPAPGDTGKPCGVDYELKTYVMEEKKDKEDKLEEKPHKRDTVRLAIRKITYAPELPLAQPRAETDKEFMLSVHKLHIEASLDKGMYYHGEEIGVNVHIANSSSKTCKKIKITVRQFADICLFSTAQYKCPVASLESEDGFPVGQSGTLSKVYRLTPLLANNRDKRGLALDGKLKHEDTNLASSTMDENTPKENLGIIVQYKVKVRVMVAYGSDVVLELPFKLSHPKPPEETPPPTPSTQPASGGQVAAGAQLADAPAVDHNLIDFDTDGPDKHEDDDLIFEDFARLRLKESEHLGSAEA; encoded by the exons atgGTGTTGTTCTGGTTGATCCAGAGTATGttcaagaaggaaaaaaa agtatttGCTCAAGTGTTAGCAGCATTCAG GTATGGAAGAGAGGATTTGGATGTTCTTGGTCTCACATTTAGGAAGGACTTGTTCTTG GCTTGCATGCAGGTTTATCCACCCAAACCAGAGGATGAAGTTCCGCTAACAAGACTTCAAGAGAGACTGCGCAAAAAACTGGGTGAAAACGCCTATCCTTTTAAATTTGAG TTACCAAAAGGATCTCCATCCTCTGTGACTCTTCAACCAGCACCAGGTGATACTGGGAAG CCTTGTGGGGTGGATTATGAACTTAAAACATATGTTatggaagaaaagaaagacaaagaggACAAACTAGAGGAGAAACCTCATAAACG TGACACTGTACGATTGGCAATAAGGAAAATCACATATGCACCAGAGCTTCCACTGGCTCAG CCAAGGGCTGAAACAGACAAAGAATTCATGCTGAGTGTACATAAGCTCCACATTGAAGCAAGCCTGGATAAAGGA ATGTACTACCATGGAGAGGAAATTGGAGTTAATGTTCACATTGCAAACAGTTCTTCTAAAACATGCAAGAAGATTAAAATTACTG TTCGTCAATTTGCagatatttgtttgttttcaactgcACAGTATAAGTGTCCAGTGGCTTCTCTGGAATCCGA AGATGGATTTCCTGTTGGACAGAGTGGAACTTTATCAAAAGTCTACAGGCTAACACCATTATTGGCAAACAATAGG GATAAGAGAGGGTTAGCTCTCGATGGAAAGCTAAAACATGAGGATACTAATTTAGCCTCATCAACAAT GGATGAAAATACACCAAAGGAAAACCTTGGGATCATAGTACAATATAAAGTTAAAGTCCGAGTTATGGTGGCTTATGGAAG TGACGTTGTACTGGAATTGCCATTCAAACTAAGTCATCCAAAACCTCCGGAAGAGACACCTCCACCCACACCCTCCACCCAACCTGCTAGTGGTGGCCAGGTTGCTGCCG GGGCGCAATTAGCCGATGCACCAGCAGTTGATCACAATTTAATCGACTTCGATACAGA tGGTCCCGATAAGCACGAAGACGACGATCTCATCTTCGAAGATTTCGCGCGACTTCGGCTCAAAGAATCGGAGCATCTGGGAAGTGCTGAAGCCTGA
- the LOC136913847 gene encoding ATP synthase subunit g, mitochondrial-like, which yields MAQKLVNLGQRMATATPRFATKLSFQALGLAKKAQPHATKFWNNAKVEMLPPKMSDWPAIKKSFMGLKDATLTGKFLEVTVKEACVNTLVAAEIAFWFYVGEMIGRRSLIGYNV from the exons ATGGCGCAGAAGTTGGTGAACTTAGGTCAAAGAATGGCGACTGCAACTCCTCGTTTTGCCACTAAATTGTCGTTTCAAGCACTCG GCCTGGCTAAGAAAGCACAGCCTCATGCCACCAAGTTTTGGAATAATGCCAAAGTGGAGATGCTCCCTCCAAAAATGTCTGATTGGCCTGCCATCAAGAAGAGCTTTATGGGACTGAAAGATGCTACCCTCACTGGAAAGTTTCTGGAGGTTACTGTCAAGGAAGCATGTGTAAATACACTGGTTGCTGCAGAAATTGCTTTCTGGTTTTATGTCGGAGAAATGATTGGACGAAGGAGTCTTATTGGCTATAACGTGTAA